From one Lotus japonicus ecotype B-129 chromosome 3, LjGifu_v1.2 genomic stretch:
- the LOC130749149 gene encoding agamous-like MADS-box protein AGL62 has protein sequence MSTAETFGEKSQQKRKIEIKKITNPNSLQVAFSKRRCGLFKKVNELGILCGGEFVLIIFSPSGKVFSFGHPSVDDVIQRYLSEAPQQTSNVMRYIEAQNALSGQLTEINNRLEDAKKQVEQLNCLLKAAFCQFGWACQVEEMDMSPLMKFKAALDKLKNHVTHYGSVVAATNPPTHQLFDVSGGLANAIIPFNDPPPPPPQTFQEQFFQGPMM, from the coding sequence ATGTCAACTGCAGAAACCTTTGGGGAAAAAAGCCAGCAAAAAAGAAAGATagagattaaaaaaattaccaaCCCGAATAGTCTGCAAGTCGCTTTCTCAAAGCGTCGTTGTGGGCTCTTCAAGAAAGTCAATGAGCTTGGCATCCTCTGTGGTGGAGAGTTTGTTCTCATCATCTTCTCACCCAGTGGGAAGGTATTCTCCTTTGGCCACCCCAGCGTAGATGATGTCATCCAACGCTACCTTTCTGAGGCCCCCCAACAAACTTCCAATGTCATGCGATACATTGAGGCTCAGAATGCTCTCAGTGGACAACTCACCGAAATCAACAATCGTCTGGAAGATGCCAAGAAGCAAGTTGAACAGCTGAATTGCCTACTCAAGGCAGCTTTTTGCCAGTTTGGGTGGGCTTGTCAGGTTGAGGAGATGGACATGTCTCCGCTTATGAAATTTAAGGCGGCGCTGGATAAGCTCAAGAATCATGTCACTCACTATGGTTCCGTTGTTGCTGCTACCAACCCACCAACACATCAATTATTTGATGTTTCTGGTGGTCTTGCCAACGCCATTATCCCTTTCAATGACCCACCTCCACCGCCTCCTCAAACGTTTCAAGAACAATTTTTTCAAGGGCCCATGATGTAA
- the LOC130749461 gene encoding cytosolic sulfotransferase 15-like encodes MAPTAPTMFAKFHSNGDEGAIDQEELSEEMKDLILSLPRERGWRTKYLYLFQGFWCQPAEIQAISTFQKHFQAKHSDVFVATVPKSGTTWLKALTFAIVNRQKHLTFSKSHPLLNSNPHDLVPFIEYTVYGKHDKVPDLSKIPEPRLFGTHIPFSSLPNSITKGSNCKIVYICRNPFDTFISSWCFVNKIKPPSLPTLMLEEAFDMFCNGVVGFGPFWNHMLGYWNESIERPNKVLFLKYEDMKEDPVFHLKKIAEFLGCSFSLEEESGGVIENIIDLCSFEKMKELEVNKSGTFARIFKNKFLFRKAEIGDFVNHLSPFMVEKLSKVMEEKLGGCGLSFRVNSQ; translated from the coding sequence ATGGCACCAACAGCTCCAACCATGTTTGCAAAATTCCATTCAAATGGTGATGAGGGAGCAATTGATCAAGAAGAACTTAGTGAAGAAATGAAGgatctcattctctctcttccaagaGAGAGAGGTTGGAGAACcaaatatctatatctattcCAAGGCTTTTGGTGCCAACCAGCTGAAATCCAAGCCATAAGCACTTTTCAGAAGCACTTCCAAGCCAAGCACAGTGATGTCTTTGTTGCCACAGTGCCAAAATCAGGCACCACATGGTTGAAGGCACTAACCTTTGCCATTGTAAACCGCCAGAAACATTTAACCTTCTCCAAGAGCCACCCTTTATTAAATTCCAATCCCCATGACCTTGTTCCTTTCATTGAGTACACTGTTTATGGGAAACATGACAAGGTTCCTGATTTATCCAAAATCCCTGAGCCAAGGCTTTTTGGAACCCACATTCCATTTTCTTCTCTGCCCAATTCAATCACCAAAGGCTCCAATTGCAAGATTGTTTATATCTGCAGGAACCCTTTTGACACTTTCATCTCTTCTTGGTGTTTTGTCAACAAAATCAAACCACCTTCATTACCCACATTGATGCTTGAGGAGGCTTTTGACATGTTTTGTAATGGGGTGGTTGGGTTTGGCCCATTTTGGAATCACATGTTGGGTTATTGGAATGAGAGCATTGAGAGACCAAACAAGGTTCTGTTCTTGAAATATGAGGACATGAAAGAAGATCCTGTTTTTCACTTGAAAAAGATTGCTGAGTTCTTAGGttgctctttctccttggaGGAGGAAAGTGGGGGTGTAATTGAGAACATAATTGATTTGTGTAGCTTTGAGAAGATGAAGGAATTGGAGGTAAATAAGTCTGGAACATTTGCCaggattttcaagaacaagttCTTGTTCAGGAAGGCTGAAATTGGGGATTTTGTGAATCATCTGTCACCTTTCATGGTGGAGAAATTATCCAAAGTCATGGAAGAGAAGCTAGGTGGGTGTGGTTTGTCATTTAGAGTGAACTCTCAATAG